In the genome of Nocardia terpenica, one region contains:
- a CDS encoding HAD family hydrolase, producing MQRRAFGYAALFDLDGVIIDTRSATKDALRALVSAWSTVAVDPMTLDPCVALPPVDALAALGVTDARRVYRDHFDEALSTAVGSVRVFDAVMSGMAALGEQGVGLGIITAQARSRLRFLLPRWVAELVDVVIAHEDAPAKPAPDGVLAACAHLGVSPEHAFFVGDTPTDVAAGCAAGVFTVGAGWGFGGANVLAGADIVLARPDQVGPELLTHLGGRPFSA from the coding sequence ATGCAGCGTCGCGCATTCGGATACGCCGCCCTGTTCGACCTCGACGGCGTCATCATCGACACGCGGTCGGCCACGAAAGATGCGCTGCGCGCTCTTGTCAGTGCGTGGTCGACCGTCGCTGTCGATCCGATGACGCTCGACCCCTGCGTAGCCCTTCCACCCGTCGATGCCCTTGCGGCACTTGGGGTTACAGACGCGCGCAGGGTGTACCGGGATCACTTCGACGAGGCGTTGTCGACAGCGGTCGGCAGCGTCCGTGTCTTCGACGCCGTCATGTCCGGCATGGCGGCGCTGGGCGAACAGGGTGTCGGCCTGGGCATCATCACCGCACAAGCACGTAGCCGCCTCCGGTTCCTGCTACCCCGGTGGGTGGCCGAGCTGGTGGATGTCGTCATCGCGCACGAGGATGCACCGGCCAAGCCCGCCCCGGACGGTGTTCTGGCTGCCTGCGCCCACCTCGGCGTATCACCTGAACACGCGTTCTTCGTTGGTGATACGCCAACCGATGTGGCGGCAGGCTGCGCCGCCGGGGTCTTCACCGTCGGAGCTGGCTGGGGGTTCGGGGGTGCGAATGTCCTCGCGGGCGCGGACATCGTGCTCGCCCGGCCGGATCAGGTCGGCCCCGAGTTGCTGACGCATCTCGGTGGCCGACCGTTCTCCGCGTAG
- the pyrE gene encoding orotate phosphoribosyltransferase translates to MVSISLITRIRTAAIRRGPFTLPSGEVLDEYFDQYLLAADPLLLRDVADAMAHEFPRDTESVVGVALGGVPLAVALSAATGACAAFYRPEPKRYGTYHQIEAGTITGSKVVVVDDVVRTGSQVLRAAQTLRQAGAEVSSVLCILDRDLGGRDRLADNGIELRSLLTPSVLDNAAPRRSAR, encoded by the coding sequence ATGGTGTCGATAAGCCTGATCACGCGTATCCGCACTGCGGCGATCCGACGAGGCCCGTTCACGCTTCCGTCTGGCGAGGTGCTGGACGAGTATTTCGATCAGTATCTGCTTGCCGCAGATCCCCTGCTGCTTCGAGATGTCGCCGACGCCATGGCGCACGAGTTCCCACGAGACACCGAGTCCGTGGTTGGGGTGGCGTTGGGTGGCGTCCCGCTGGCTGTCGCCCTGTCGGCAGCAACCGGTGCCTGCGCGGCGTTCTATCGACCCGAGCCGAAAAGATATGGCACGTACCACCAGATTGAGGCAGGCACCATTACCGGCAGCAAGGTGGTGGTCGTCGACGATGTCGTGCGCACCGGTTCACAGGTACTGAGAGCGGCGCAGACGCTACGTCAGGCAGGCGCTGAGGTCTCCTCGGTCCTATGCATCCTCGATCGCGACCTCGGTGGGCGTGATCGGCTGGCGGACAACGGGATCGAGTTGCGCTCCCTGCTCACACCATCCGTCCTCGACAACGCAGCCCCTCGCCGGAGCGCACGCTGA
- a CDS encoding SLOG cluster 4 domain-containing protein translates to MTKNSYKYGWTATFFGGVVPSSEQEQKLAHGVGRALAQAGFLLQHGGYNGLMEEAARGAAHAAGNVVAVTLSDVNWGKFNPYISGAIQFPSLGDRLHQFLDPADLIIAMGGGIGTLHELTAAIWYAGNIRPVPVWLTGATAVRLSTFLRSEHWLFESPTRPLGFLREIPDMAAFRIALVEFVDSLRNSHNDADPTAANGHG, encoded by the coding sequence ATGACCAAGAACTCGTACAAATACGGGTGGACCGCAACATTTTTCGGCGGTGTTGTCCCATCGTCCGAGCAAGAGCAGAAGCTCGCTCATGGCGTAGGGCGCGCACTTGCACAGGCTGGGTTTCTTCTACAACACGGCGGATACAACGGGCTGATGGAAGAAGCGGCGCGAGGTGCAGCACATGCCGCCGGGAACGTCGTCGCTGTCACGTTGTCCGATGTCAATTGGGGGAAGTTCAATCCGTACATTTCAGGTGCAATTCAGTTTCCGAGCCTGGGCGATCGGCTGCATCAGTTCCTTGATCCTGCGGATCTAATCATCGCGATGGGCGGGGGTATCGGCACCCTTCATGAACTGACGGCTGCAATTTGGTATGCGGGAAACATTCGCCCGGTGCCTGTCTGGCTGACCGGTGCAACAGCAGTGCGATTGTCAACGTTCTTGAGGTCGGAACATTGGTTGTTCGAGTCGCCGACACGGCCACTCGGATTCCTTCGAGAGATTCCCGACATGGCGGCGTTCAGAATTGCGCTCGTCGAATTTGTCGATAGCCTCAGAAATTCCCATAACGATGCAGATCCGACCGCAGCGAACGGACATGGGTAA
- a CDS encoding nucleotidyltransferase domain-containing protein: protein MNRPAMHQLVEANRPNQFALLEYATQALTRSEAVTHLLVRGSLARGTADRLSDIDFVVGVDDCLLQEFVSVLDPLVVTELGGILPGWRDTIVGDMGGLGYVYLLGWGGHLQQLDLYVVPASHIGRVQERTVCEPVFTRDPHAVYEPDPGVAPFVARTMSTLRSCKDLLIEALVIGYLIRKRIARGQELIAYSEMFLFNTAAKNLIKAALAPTSTFYGWYQLKEEIGATPIGRECLNHLTALISTQAIPTVGSLTAGLDRVFTLAKTVAPETVYGLREAIDAYRYYLELP, encoded by the coding sequence GTGAACCGGCCAGCCATGCACCAGCTCGTCGAAGCCAATCGGCCGAATCAGTTCGCCCTGCTGGAGTACGCGACCCAGGCACTTACTCGAAGTGAAGCGGTAACACACCTCCTTGTACGCGGCTCCCTGGCGCGTGGAACTGCCGATCGTTTGTCCGATATCGACTTCGTTGTCGGAGTAGACGACTGCCTGCTCCAGGAGTTCGTCTCAGTCCTCGACCCCCTGGTCGTGACAGAGCTGGGCGGCATTCTCCCTGGCTGGCGCGACACAATCGTCGGGGATATGGGCGGGCTCGGCTACGTGTATCTCCTCGGCTGGGGCGGTCACCTTCAACAGCTCGACTTGTATGTGGTCCCAGCGAGCCATATTGGCCGTGTCCAGGAACGCACCGTCTGTGAACCGGTCTTCACTCGTGACCCGCATGCAGTGTACGAGCCTGACCCCGGCGTCGCGCCATTCGTCGCCCGCACGATGAGTACGCTACGTTCCTGCAAAGATTTGCTGATCGAAGCTCTCGTTATCGGCTACCTGATACGAAAACGGATTGCACGCGGTCAGGAACTCATCGCCTACTCGGAGATGTTCCTTTTCAACACGGCAGCGAAGAATCTCATCAAAGCAGCCCTTGCGCCGACCTCCACCTTTTATGGATGGTACCAGCTCAAGGAAGAGATCGGCGCTACGCCCATAGGGCGAGAATGCCTCAACCATTTGACAGCGCTAATCTCCACGCAGGCCATTCCAACTGTGGGATCGCTGACTGCGGGTTTGGATCGAGTATTCACACTCGCGAAAACAGTGGCGCCGGAGACGGTCTATGGGCTCCGTGAAGCAATCGACGCCTACCGCTACTATCTGGAGCTGCCATGA
- a CDS encoding aspartyl/asparaginyl beta-hydroxylase domain-containing protein — MPIVSTDNRGVVRQIACLQAVDDLLLERLQHEVLTVPDDEMWVAEYSQYQSGGWWTLSLLNDTGSPTDVRIRDCTPVETTLLRKMPVTHRFLSSLGLRYMWVRIARLGPNSFLWEHRDYDELDESERYRLHIPLATNSSAALVVGGARVHLRASRIWRLTPTHVHGACNLLGPDRYHLLLDCYTDDRLAELTDHEWLDPADVYRLPAATGVELDSYFRKAVSLARLGYRKSAENYLLRLFYERTLPEGGIYDMIASLYDSLGCPDQASHWRANKKILLGAVRSTREEQ; from the coding sequence TTGCCTATCGTAAGCACAGATAATCGTGGAGTCGTTAGACAGATCGCTTGCCTGCAAGCAGTTGACGACCTGCTGCTCGAACGGCTTCAGCATGAGGTGCTGACCGTTCCGGACGATGAGATGTGGGTGGCCGAGTACTCCCAATATCAGTCCGGCGGCTGGTGGACGTTGTCGCTACTCAACGACACCGGATCGCCGACCGACGTCCGAATAAGGGATTGCACCCCGGTCGAGACGACACTGTTACGGAAAATGCCTGTCACGCACAGGTTCCTATCTTCGTTGGGCCTACGTTACATGTGGGTCCGAATTGCGCGCCTCGGCCCAAATTCGTTTCTGTGGGAACACCGCGACTATGACGAGCTCGACGAGTCGGAGCGATACCGACTCCATATTCCTCTTGCGACCAATAGCTCGGCCGCCCTTGTTGTCGGTGGAGCACGGGTACACCTGCGAGCGAGTCGAATCTGGCGGCTCACCCCGACGCATGTGCATGGCGCGTGCAATCTGCTCGGTCCCGACCGCTATCACCTGTTGTTGGATTGCTATACCGATGATCGATTAGCAGAATTGACGGATCACGAATGGCTTGATCCAGCAGACGTCTATCGGTTGCCAGCCGCAACGGGCGTCGAACTCGACAGCTACTTCCGTAAAGCCGTGTCACTGGCTCGTCTGGGATACCGGAAGTCAGCGGAGAACTATCTACTGCGGTTGTTCTACGAACGGACGCTCCCGGAGGGAGGGATCTACGACATGATCGCGTCGCTGTACGACTCGCTCGGTTGCCCAGACCAGGCCAGCCATTGGAGAGCGAACAAGAAGATTCTGCTCGGCGCGGTGCGATCGACGAGGGAGGAACAGTGA
- a CDS encoding histidine phosphatase family protein: MTDPGTSTRLILVRHGEAHCNVDNIVAGERMCVGLTDQGREQSECLAKYLGEQGNRRSISTIYSSTAPRAVQTAEIIGQTIKRPVFAAFPAPIYGEAEGKSWSEVVAALGGTPTLLPHVPIAAGAESWIVFARRTAQELNEVVLQHPNETVLVVAHHETVIAAAQSFLGLVPWSRADITFRMGYTAQTVWQKERLSWSDPEDDYWRWTLVRHNDTRHLTTMLPRRESQVASWD, encoded by the coding sequence ATGACCGACCCTGGAACTTCTACCCGGCTCATCCTTGTTCGCCACGGCGAAGCTCACTGCAACGTGGACAACATCGTGGCCGGAGAACGGATGTGTGTCGGACTCACCGATCAGGGGCGAGAACAGAGCGAATGCCTTGCCAAATACCTTGGCGAGCAAGGTAATCGACGGTCGATTAGCACGATCTATAGTTCGACCGCGCCACGGGCCGTTCAAACGGCCGAGATCATTGGTCAGACGATCAAGCGACCAGTCTTCGCGGCCTTTCCTGCCCCGATATATGGCGAGGCGGAAGGCAAGTCGTGGTCGGAAGTTGTTGCCGCATTGGGTGGTACGCCAACCCTATTACCACACGTACCTATTGCCGCTGGGGCTGAATCGTGGATTGTGTTCGCCCGACGGACCGCCCAGGAGCTGAATGAGGTGGTGCTGCAGCACCCGAACGAGACGGTCCTAGTGGTAGCTCATCACGAGACGGTCATCGCAGCGGCGCAATCCTTCTTGGGGCTGGTGCCATGGAGCCGGGCGGACATCACCTTCCGAATGGGCTACACCGCACAGACGGTCTGGCAGAAGGAGCGGTTGTCCTGGAGCGATCCGGAAGACGACTACTGGCGTTGGACCCTGGTGCGGCACAACGACACTCGGCACCTCACCACGATGCTTCCGCGGCGAGAATCGCAAGTGGCGTCATGGGACTGA
- a CDS encoding helix-turn-helix domain-containing protein gives MHDIPPNDVGRRLREIRAWRGQTMQVVADLAGISFGYLGRLERGEQSLTSRATLEALARALKVAPTEFNAYPWHSLAPEHSEQAHAGLIAMENALDVYELGDDPGAEVRQWPQVEADLERLAYLIHGTSDYAAQGELTPGLIGELHAIYARDAQRRREALRGLILCYTSAVWTTKRLGGRGLPLLAAKAAQQCAEVLEEPAWQGFTAWLRGDVTGGLSRPEQYRRAIKMTDQLTPHLDSSDVLQIYGMLHLSAALAAAVQADRDTATTHLAEAQVVAQRMEDEAGSFAHLWFGRANVGIWQATIGMEFGDEGRVAEQARGVRVDAIPSKSRQAEFYMEVGRSLLADAKHRDKGVEVLLKAEDLAPQRVHADVFVREAVADHLRSARRDAGGRNLRGLAWRLGIAPELASNS, from the coding sequence ATGCACGACATACCGCCCAATGACGTTGGTCGCCGACTCCGTGAGATCCGCGCATGGCGGGGCCAGACCATGCAGGTAGTCGCCGACCTTGCTGGCATCAGCTTCGGCTATCTCGGCAGACTAGAGCGTGGTGAACAGTCGCTCACTAGCCGCGCCACCCTCGAAGCACTTGCGCGGGCGCTCAAAGTGGCACCGACGGAGTTCAACGCCTACCCCTGGCATTCATTGGCACCAGAGCACAGCGAGCAGGCACATGCAGGGCTGATAGCCATGGAAAACGCCCTCGACGTCTACGAGCTCGGCGATGATCCCGGCGCGGAGGTCCGTCAGTGGCCACAGGTGGAAGCTGATCTGGAACGGCTGGCCTACCTCATCCACGGCACGTCGGATTACGCCGCTCAGGGTGAACTCACTCCCGGTCTGATCGGTGAGCTTCACGCTATTTACGCGCGTGATGCGCAGCGGCGGCGTGAGGCGTTGCGCGGCTTGATTCTCTGCTACACCTCAGCAGTCTGGACGACCAAGCGGCTAGGTGGCCGCGGCTTGCCACTGCTTGCGGCTAAAGCCGCTCAACAGTGCGCCGAGGTGCTCGAAGAGCCTGCCTGGCAAGGGTTTACCGCCTGGCTCCGGGGTGATGTGACCGGTGGGCTGTCCCGACCGGAGCAGTACCGCCGGGCAATCAAGATGACCGACCAGTTGACACCGCATCTAGACAGTTCCGACGTCCTTCAGATCTACGGAATGCTGCATCTATCTGCCGCTCTGGCCGCAGCTGTGCAGGCAGATCGCGATACCGCGACCACACATCTGGCGGAGGCGCAGGTCGTGGCTCAGCGTATGGAGGATGAGGCTGGCAGCTTCGCTCATCTCTGGTTCGGTCGTGCCAACGTCGGGATTTGGCAGGCGACGATCGGGATGGAGTTCGGCGATGAAGGTCGAGTCGCCGAACAAGCCCGCGGCGTTCGAGTCGATGCAATCCCAAGCAAGAGCCGTCAGGCGGAGTTCTATATGGAAGTCGGGCGCTCGCTGCTTGCTGACGCTAAGCATCGAGACAAGGGGGTCGAGGTCCTCCTCAAGGCCGAAGATCTTGCGCCGCAACGAGTCCATGCCGATGTGTTCGTACGTGAGGCCGTAGCCGACCACTTGCGCAGTGCTCGTCGCGATGCTGGTGGGCGGAACCTGCGTGGTTTGGCTTGGCGGCTAGGAATCGCACCGGAGCTCGCCTCAAACTCCTGA
- a CDS encoding ParB N-terminal domain-containing protein, which produces MTTIDQRANADGLPLLESAPAGGDPIDHIQWVPADTLNANAWNPNRVHKPELTLLERSLLSTGWLQPVLVNPERLIIDGFHRWRLSQDSKTVRARWRGGVPVAVLDVDRPTAMLMTIRINRAKGTHVAVQMSEIVRELLHEWHLDPEEIAREMGATRAEVDLLAQEGVFAARSIAKWAYSPAWYPAEDGKRS; this is translated from the coding sequence ATGACCACCATCGACCAGCGAGCGAACGCCGACGGCCTGCCCCTCCTCGAATCTGCCCCTGCGGGTGGCGATCCGATCGACCACATTCAGTGGGTACCGGCCGACACCCTGAATGCGAACGCCTGGAACCCGAATCGCGTGCACAAACCCGAGCTGACCTTGCTGGAGCGGTCGCTGCTGTCGACGGGCTGGTTGCAACCCGTCTTGGTGAATCCGGAACGGCTGATCATCGACGGCTTCCACCGCTGGCGCCTCTCGCAGGACTCGAAGACCGTCCGCGCCCGCTGGCGCGGCGGCGTCCCAGTCGCGGTTCTCGACGTCGACCGGCCGACCGCCATGCTGATGACCATTCGCATCAACCGCGCCAAGGGCACACACGTTGCCGTGCAGATGTCGGAGATCGTGCGCGAACTCCTCCACGAGTGGCATCTCGACCCCGAGGAGATCGCCCGCGAGATGGGAGCGACGCGGGCCGAAGTCGACCTGCTCGCGCAGGAAGGTGTGTTCGCGGCGCGGAGCATCGCGAAGTGGGCGTACTCACCGGCCTGGTATCCGGCCGAGGACGGGAAGCGTTCGTGA
- a CDS encoding phosphoadenosine phosphosulfate reductase domain-containing protein: MHRVYDLFDTVMVAFSGGKDSLAALHLVREVALERGDDRPIKVVFRDEELIPDQVVEFVDEYRQLDWIYMRWYCVPLESTKYILGQSTRYVQWDPNRTHMRPMPQWALTLAKLGLPEHLVLDQYTADTLVSRDEKGKVAIVTGVRAAESIMRLNALKSKLHDNYINATHDRRVMTVKPLFDWQENDIFRYFYDRDIRYCPLYDAQVVSGAALRVSTPLHAESAKVFGRLREYAPTLYAQVIDLVPEMAVQERYYSELDRAAMLRRYGQSLDGVQAYIEETIDDEQQRAKALKSLARVRISARKHPAAYPADHVLKQMAAGAYKRTITPLSKVDQAKRATRA; encoded by the coding sequence ATGCACCGCGTCTACGACCTGTTCGACACGGTCATGGTCGCGTTCTCCGGCGGCAAAGACTCACTCGCCGCGCTGCACCTGGTGCGTGAGGTCGCGCTGGAGCGTGGCGACGACCGTCCGATCAAGGTGGTGTTCCGCGACGAAGAGCTGATCCCCGATCAGGTAGTCGAATTCGTCGACGAGTACCGGCAACTCGATTGGATCTACATGCGCTGGTACTGCGTTCCGTTGGAGTCCACGAAGTACATTCTGGGCCAGTCAACCCGGTACGTGCAGTGGGACCCGAACCGCACCCACATGCGGCCGATGCCGCAATGGGCACTCACTCTCGCGAAACTGGGGCTTCCTGAGCACCTGGTCCTCGACCAGTACACCGCCGACACCCTCGTCTCGCGCGACGAGAAGGGCAAGGTCGCGATCGTTACCGGCGTCCGCGCCGCGGAAAGCATCATGCGGTTGAACGCACTCAAGTCGAAGCTGCACGACAACTACATCAACGCCACTCACGACCGGCGCGTGATGACGGTGAAACCGCTATTCGACTGGCAAGAGAACGACATCTTCCGATACTTCTACGACCGCGATATCCGCTACTGCCCGCTGTACGACGCACAGGTGGTATCTGGTGCCGCACTGCGAGTTTCGACGCCATTGCACGCAGAGTCTGCCAAGGTGTTCGGCCGCCTGCGCGAGTATGCGCCCACCTTGTACGCCCAAGTGATCGACCTCGTTCCCGAGATGGCGGTGCAGGAGCGGTACTACAGCGAGTTGGACCGTGCCGCCATGCTGCGCCGGTACGGGCAATCGCTGGACGGTGTTCAGGCGTACATCGAAGAGACCATCGACGACGAGCAGCAGCGAGCGAAGGCGTTGAAGTCCCTTGCTCGCGTTCGTATTTCGGCGCGGAAGCATCCCGCCGCCTATCCGGCCGACCACGTCCTCAAACAGATGGCAGCGGGCGCGTACAAGCGCACCATCACTCCCCTCTCCAAGGTTGACCAAGCGAAAAGAGCCACCCGCGCATGA
- a CDS encoding DUF6378 domain-containing protein: protein MTSAAPMIGVTADQLRAKFEDVLAKNAHRFTEHDSASVADLEHPQLQTETESAATAHGFAPPIRTEGPTEASNGVVSASGSVLSEAAERLDGDNSESFTRIAALWSAYLGTRVTPHDVANLVVLLNVSRVKDGYKRDSYVEIAAHAGAAERINP from the coding sequence ATGACCAGCGCCGCGCCCATGATCGGCGTCACCGCCGACCAGCTGCGTGCCAAGTTCGAAGACGTCCTCGCCAAGAACGCGCACCGCTTCACCGAGCACGACTCGGCCAGCGTCGCCGACCTCGAACATCCACAGCTGCAGACCGAAACCGAAAGTGCCGCCACTGCACACGGATTCGCACCACCGATTCGCACCGAGGGCCCTACCGAAGCGTCGAACGGAGTCGTGTCGGCCTCGGGCTCCGTGCTTTCGGAAGCCGCGGAGCGACTTGATGGCGACAATAGCGAGTCGTTCACGCGTATCGCGGCGCTGTGGAGCGCGTATCTCGGTACAAGGGTCACGCCTCACGATGTAGCCAATCTCGTTGTGTTGCTCAATGTCTCGCGGGTGAAGGACGGCTATAAGCGAGACAGCTATGTCGAGATCGCCGCCCACGCTGGGGCGGCAGAACGGATCAACCCCTGA
- a CDS encoding NF041680 family putative transposase, with the protein MSLPVGSRAGEAFAELARMRGEFYACLTARGDELFELTEAVLCAQGAVRSVVELTLTPEHRRGHGALYGGLNDGRIDVPRLRNLLCSSELPRFGDGRLVLAVDVSAWLRSDAECSPDRLFCHVYGRAKSASQFIPGWPYSFVAVLEPGGSSWTQILDAVRLGPADDAAAVTATQLREVVDRLIGAGQWRPGDPDIMIVADAGYDICRLGWMLRDLPVEMVGRLRSDRVMRLPKPVRLPGTNGRPPMHGPEFRFADPQSWPQPTVATITATANYGKASAQAWDRVHPRLTRRAAWIDHDEPLPVFEGTLIRLEVEHLSKDRAAPPIWLWSSKTGAAVEDIDRTWQAFLRRFDLEHTFRLFKQTLGWTRPKLRTPQAADRWTWLIIAAHTQLRLARALTADLRHRWEKPAPPHRLTPARVRRGFRNLCATIGCPASAPKPTRAGPGRPRGHRNRLRATRFDVGKTVKRLTALYQRRQPESHGG; encoded by the coding sequence ATGAGTCTGCCGGTCGGCAGTCGAGCGGGGGAAGCGTTCGCGGAACTGGCGCGGATGCGTGGCGAGTTCTATGCGTGTCTGACCGCGCGGGGTGATGAGTTGTTCGAGCTGACCGAGGCGGTGCTGTGTGCCCAGGGCGCGGTGCGGTCGGTGGTGGAGCTGACGTTGACTCCTGAGCATCGTCGCGGGCACGGCGCGCTCTACGGCGGCCTCAACGATGGCCGGATCGATGTGCCGAGGCTTCGGAACCTGTTGTGCAGCAGCGAGTTGCCGAGGTTTGGTGATGGCCGTCTCGTGTTGGCGGTGGACGTGTCGGCATGGTTGCGTTCGGACGCGGAATGTTCCCCGGATCGGTTGTTCTGCCACGTCTACGGGCGGGCGAAATCGGCGTCGCAGTTCATTCCGGGCTGGCCGTATTCGTTCGTGGCCGTCCTCGAACCCGGTGGGAGTTCGTGGACGCAGATCCTGGATGCGGTGCGTCTGGGTCCCGCTGATGATGCGGCAGCAGTCACCGCCACCCAGCTGCGTGAGGTCGTGGATCGATTGATCGGCGCGGGCCAGTGGCGTCCCGGGGATCCGGACATCATGATCGTCGCCGACGCTGGTTACGACATCTGCCGGTTGGGGTGGATGCTGCGTGACCTGCCGGTCGAGATGGTCGGCAGGCTGCGGTCGGATCGGGTGATGCGATTGCCGAAGCCGGTCCGGTTGCCCGGGACCAACGGCCGCCCACCGATGCACGGGCCCGAGTTCCGCTTCGCCGACCCACAGTCCTGGCCGCAGCCCACGGTCGCCACGATCACCGCGACCGCCAACTACGGCAAGGCGAGCGCGCAAGCATGGGATCGGGTCCACCCACGGTTGACCCGCCGCGCGGCCTGGATCGACCACGACGAACCGCTGCCGGTATTCGAGGGCACGCTGATCCGGCTCGAGGTCGAGCATCTGTCCAAAGACCGTGCTGCACCACCGATTTGGCTATGGTCATCCAAGACCGGCGCCGCCGTCGAGGACATCGACCGGACCTGGCAGGCGTTCCTACGCCGATTCGACCTGGAGCACACCTTCCGGCTGTTCAAACAAACTCTCGGCTGGACCCGCCCCAAGCTTCGCACCCCGCAGGCAGCTGATCGCTGGACCTGGCTGATCATCGCAGCCCATACTCAACTACGGCTCGCACGCGCTTTGACAGCCGACCTGCGCCATCGATGGGAGAAACCCGCGCCACCACACCGACTCACTCCGGCCCGGGTCCGGCGAGGGTTTCGGAACCTCTGCGCCACCATCGGCTGTCCCGCCAGCGCGCCCAAACCCACCCGAGCCGGACCCGGACGACCACGCGGACACCGAAACCGCCTCCGCGCCACCCGCTTCGACGTCGGCAAAACGGTCAAACGCCTCACGGCCCTCTATCAACGCCGCCAACCTGAAAGCCACGGAGGTTAA
- a CDS encoding DUF3560 domain-containing protein — MTLTITHTAAEGTMLNDTVRGDGTYEVICEVKRRVGHWKWSRRLQQWIVHASRDQQPKEYHIKAAADALRAAGYTVELLIDRTARSAAEAEAARAERQEDRVAALEAKADRRARQAAAADAAHRRADERVPPMGEPIKVGHYSEHRHRKSIERAWDALGRSVEANRAAERARDRAGSAARTTELRYSPVTVANRIAKLEADQRADQRILDGGKRGRAPYTFVDPPATGEHWKSVEARMDHRAGDIQYWKNIRAQQIADGHATNYSKADISKGDMVKYRHGWYEVVRVSQKTVTLKNLYVDGYNDTVPYHEIQDVKQVSE, encoded by the coding sequence ATGACACTCACGATCACCCACACCGCGGCCGAAGGCACGATGCTCAACGACACGGTCCGCGGAGACGGCACTTACGAAGTCATCTGCGAAGTGAAACGCCGTGTCGGCCACTGGAAGTGGTCGCGCAGACTTCAGCAATGGATTGTCCACGCATCTCGCGACCAGCAACCGAAGGAATACCACATCAAGGCTGCGGCCGACGCCCTCCGCGCAGCGGGGTACACGGTCGAGCTGCTGATCGACCGCACCGCGCGCTCGGCCGCCGAAGCCGAAGCCGCACGCGCCGAACGGCAGGAGGACCGAGTCGCAGCCCTGGAAGCGAAGGCCGACCGCCGCGCCCGCCAAGCCGCAGCTGCGGACGCCGCGCACCGGCGGGCAGACGAGAGAGTGCCGCCCATGGGTGAGCCGATCAAGGTCGGCCACTACAGCGAGCACCGGCACCGGAAATCCATCGAGCGCGCGTGGGACGCACTCGGCCGTTCTGTGGAGGCGAACAGGGCTGCGGAACGAGCACGCGACCGCGCTGGATCTGCCGCCCGCACAACTGAACTCAGGTACTCGCCCGTCACTGTCGCGAACCGCATCGCGAAGCTGGAGGCCGATCAGCGGGCCGATCAGCGGATCCTGGATGGCGGCAAGCGTGGACGCGCCCCGTACACCTTCGTTGATCCTCCGGCCACCGGCGAACACTGGAAGAGTGTCGAGGCGCGTATGGACCACCGCGCCGGAGACATTCAGTACTGGAAGAACATTCGCGCGCAGCAGATCGCCGATGGGCATGCGACGAACTACAGCAAGGCCGATATCTCCAAGGGCGACATGGTGAAGTACCGCCACGGCTGGTATGAGGTCGTCCGCGTCAGCCAGAAAACCGTGACGCTCAAGAACCTGTACGTCGACGGCTACAACGACACCGTTCCGTACCACGAGATTCAGGACGTGAAGCAGGTGTCCGAATGA